A single Curtobacterium sp. MCJR17_020 DNA region contains:
- a CDS encoding cation-transporting ATPase: protein MANFNRILGMASKVIDKQLQKRGQGDGAPGNGAQRGGGTDWRDVVRGAADRLTGDDRSQQQQRPQQQYGQPQQYGQAPQQQYGQPQQYGQQQYGQAPQPQYGQPQQHGPADSDKVALAKYDYLLRTSSPDQLEQVHHDAFARLTPAQRQQVRNRLNSELPPHEHLRDDSAGGMARAMTRGEMSRPGLIRRVLGGSSHGNGRGRGGAFAGGAAVGAGAMALGGIGVAVAGGAVLSAAAGPVLAEAANLGVDFEGIASGIGDLGLADLGADLGGGFEGIAGEGEQLLGGLGEQASGLGEQASNLGNDFLGGLFDR from the coding sequence ATGGCGAACTTCAACCGCATCCTCGGCATGGCCTCGAAGGTCATCGACAAGCAGCTCCAGAAGCGTGGGCAGGGGGACGGTGCGCCCGGCAACGGAGCGCAGCGCGGTGGCGGGACCGACTGGCGTGACGTCGTCCGCGGTGCAGCGGACCGGCTGACGGGCGACGACCGGAGCCAGCAGCAGCAGCGGCCGCAGCAGCAGTACGGACAGCCGCAGCAGTACGGGCAGGCACCCCAGCAGCAGTACGGACAGCCGCAGCAGTACGGACAGCAGCAGTACGGGCAGGCACCCCAGCCGCAGTACGGCCAGCCGCAGCAGCACGGCCCGGCCGACTCCGACAAGGTCGCACTCGCGAAGTACGACTACCTGCTCCGCACCTCGTCGCCGGACCAGCTCGAGCAGGTCCACCACGACGCCTTCGCCCGCCTCACTCCGGCGCAGCGGCAGCAGGTGCGCAACCGCCTGAACTCCGAACTCCCGCCGCACGAGCACCTGCGCGACGACTCGGCGGGCGGCATGGCCCGCGCGATGACCCGCGGTGAGATGTCGCGTCCGGGTCTGATCCGCCGCGTCCTCGGCGGCTCGAGCCACGGCAACGGCCGCGGGCGTGGTGGTGCCTTCGCCGGCGGTGCTGCGGTCGGCGCCGGCGCGATGGCGCTCGGCGGCATCGGTGTCGCGGTCGCCGGGGGAGCGGTGCTGAGCGCCGCCGCCGGGCCCGTGCTCGCCGAGGCCGCGAACCTCGGCGTCGACTTCGAGGGCATCGCCTCGGGCATCGGCGACCTCGGACTTGCCGACCTCGGCGCGGATCTGGGCGGTGGCTTCGAGGGGATCGCGGGCGAGGGCGAGCAGCTCCTCGGCGGCCTCGGCGAGCAGGCGTCGGGCCTCGGCGAGCAGGCATCGAACCTGGGCAACGACTTCCTCGGGGGCCTGTTCGACCGCTGA